The following proteins are co-located in the Nitrospira sp. genome:
- a CDS encoding rRNA pseudouridine synthase — translation MPRPSDRKPEPPHTTGLAKADSTGDPKRVTLDRLLSKLGIASRSQAQEWIRAGRVRINQRLVRQPDTWVDWPGDTVTLDDQPLHQSTPRFIIFHKPKGCVTTRQDEQGRRTIFDVLPPEMQRLHAVGRLDQATSGLLLLTNDSTLSSFLTDPAHQVPREYLVTVRGDVTDRVRQAAIDGLHDEGEYLHCAEVTIQKHSGRESHLVVTLTEGKHREVRRLFKALGHEVTRLRRIRYGPFTLGDLQPGAWRELPIAEAKTLINKGLP, via the coding sequence ATGCCACGCCCATCCGACAGAAAACCTGAGCCGCCACACACGACAGGGCTGGCGAAAGCCGATTCAACCGGCGATCCCAAACGCGTCACACTGGATCGGCTTCTGTCGAAACTCGGCATTGCTAGCCGAAGCCAGGCCCAAGAGTGGATCAGGGCCGGGCGCGTGCGCATCAACCAACGTCTCGTGCGTCAGCCGGACACGTGGGTTGACTGGCCCGGTGATACCGTCACGCTCGACGACCAGCCGCTTCACCAGAGCACGCCGCGTTTCATCATTTTTCACAAGCCGAAGGGCTGCGTCACCACGCGACAGGACGAGCAAGGACGCCGCACGATCTTCGACGTGCTCCCGCCCGAGATGCAACGCTTGCACGCAGTGGGACGTTTAGACCAGGCCACCAGCGGCCTGCTTCTGCTCACGAACGATTCCACGCTTTCCAGCTTTCTCACGGATCCGGCGCACCAGGTCCCGCGCGAGTATCTCGTCACCGTGCGCGGGGACGTGACGGACCGCGTGCGACAGGCAGCCATCGACGGACTGCACGACGAGGGTGAGTACTTACACTGTGCCGAGGTGACGATCCAGAAACACTCCGGTCGCGAATCCCATCTGGTGGTCACGTTGACCGAAGGCAAGCATCGCGAGGTCCGCCGCCTGTTCAAGGCCCTCGGCCATGAGGTGACCAGGCTGCGCCGTATCCGTTATGGCCCATTCACGCTGGGCGATCTCCAGCCAGGCGCCTGGCGCGAGCTTCCGATCGCAGAAGCTAAGACCTTGATCAACAAGGGTTTACCCTGA